Part of the Deltaproteobacteria bacterium genome is shown below.
GTACGCTTCGCGGCGAACACCGTCGGCCGGGACGCGTATCTCGCACCCGAGCGCTAGTTCGTGGAACGATCGAGCGGTCTGCGATTTCTCGCCGACGAGAATATCGCGGCCTCTGCGATCGATAGCCTCCGTGGCCTTGGCATCGACGTGGTCACCGTCGACGACCGGCGCCTCCGAGGCTTCCCGGATCACCTACTCCTCGATGCCGCGACCGCCGAGCATCGCGCCATCCTGACGCAGGACACTGACTTCGGCACCCTTGCCATCGCCCAGGGTGCGCCGTGCTTCGGGATCATTCTCGTACGCCCGGGTGACTTGCTGCCGTCGGAACTTCTGGTGCTCGTGACGGACTTCCTGCGCGCGGACGCAGAACTTCCCGCCCCGTTCATCGTCGTACTGGAGCGCGGGCGGACGCGCGTTCGGGCGCTGACGGAACCGATCTGACGGTTGCCCCTCGCCACGCATGGCCGCGACGATGGTTGACGTTTCCACCGCTGGCCGTCGATGGTCACGCGGTCATGATCAACGTCCTGCTGTATCCGTTCGCTGAACCGCGTCGCTGACAGCGCCCGCGGCGTACGCTACTGCTCG
Proteins encoded:
- a CDS encoding DUF5615 family PIN-like protein, whose amino-acid sequence is MERSSGLRFLADENIAASAIDSLRGLGIDVVTVDDRRLRGFPDHLLLDAATAEHRAILTQDTDFGTLAIAQGAPCFGIILVRPGDLLPSELLVLVTDFLRADAELPAPFIVVLERGRTRVRALTEPI